Proteins encoded within one genomic window of Kibdelosporangium phytohabitans:
- a CDS encoding serine/threonine-protein kinase, which translates to MTEDSGIRELAGRYRLITPLGRQVMRGWDLHLRQVVAVRLLGQQEEPDLFVERAGALTDLAHPGLVRVLDAGVTHDGEPFVVQEFVAGTTLKARLAGGTLDAGAVTELGSALGRALAYAHSQGVAHRDVHPGNVLLGPGMEPCLTNVGTSPGTVVSYLAPEQVNGDDPTMASDVYSLGLVLLEALTGRTEYPGDGRTTALARLSRAPIIDPDLPHAAALRAMVCADPNDRPDAATCVDLLRGSSAKSRVQTRTVLIAAVAAAIAATGITIAMNLPKQPPQPRVAPQQATTDVTVTPPVITEVVDRPAGQVIDRPPAVAEGVREQPGILLPPITTTPTAGALLPWHPWEPLARPRLGKKPHQPWKFPPPHVGGEGNSGR; encoded by the coding sequence GTGACCGAGGACTCAGGCATTCGTGAGCTCGCCGGTCGGTACCGGCTGATCACGCCGCTGGGACGGCAGGTGATGCGCGGGTGGGACCTGCACCTGCGCCAGGTCGTCGCGGTCCGGCTCCTCGGTCAGCAGGAGGAACCGGATCTTTTCGTCGAACGGGCGGGCGCGCTGACTGATCTTGCGCATCCCGGCCTTGTCCGTGTGCTCGATGCCGGTGTCACCCATGACGGTGAACCGTTCGTGGTTCAGGAGTTCGTCGCGGGTACGACGCTCAAGGCGCGGCTGGCTGGTGGCACGTTGGACGCGGGTGCTGTGACCGAACTCGGATCCGCGCTCGGGCGAGCCTTGGCTTACGCGCATTCGCAGGGTGTGGCCCACCGGGACGTCCACCCCGGCAACGTGTTGCTCGGGCCTGGGATGGAGCCCTGCCTCACCAATGTCGGCACCTCGCCGGGCACGGTCGTCTCCTATCTCGCGCCGGAGCAGGTCAACGGCGACGACCCGACGATGGCTTCCGACGTGTACTCGCTCGGCCTCGTTCTGCTCGAGGCGTTGACCGGGCGGACCGAGTACCCCGGTGACGGCAGGACGACCGCGCTCGCCCGGTTGAGCCGCGCACCCATCATCGACCCGGATCTGCCGCACGCCGCCGCGTTGCGGGCCATGGTGTGCGCGGACCCGAACGACCGGCCCGACGCGGCCACGTGTGTCGACCTGCTGCGTGGTTCGTCGGCGAAGTCGCGTGTTCAGACGCGGACGGTGCTGATCGCGGCCGTCGCGGCCGCGATTGCGGCGACCGGCATCACCATCGCGATGAACCTGCCGAAGCAGCCGCCTCAGCCACGCGTCGCACCCCAGCAGGCAACCACCGACGTGACGGTGACGCCGCCGGTCATCACCGAAGTCGTCGATCGGCCCGCCGGCCAGGTGATCGACCGGCCACCCGCCGTCGCAGAGGGAGTCCGCGAGCAACCCGGCATCCTGCTCCCGCCCATCACGACGACGCCGACGGCAGGCGCTCTGCTTCCGTGGCATCCGTGGGAGCCGCTCGCCCGTCCGAGGCTCGGGAAGAAGCCGCACCAGCCGTGGAAGTTCCCTCCCCCGCACGTCGGTGGGGAAGGGAACTCCGGGCGCTGA
- a CDS encoding glycerophosphodiester phosphodiesterase family protein, with product MQAHRGGRSVRPENTLASFQYSLGLPEVSTLELDAGVTQDNQLVVIHDRTVNGSHCVDTAPVKPGDPEFPYVGKQIRQLTLAQIKTIDCGSKTLPEFPKQVAVPGQRIPTLAEVFDLVKRSGRTDIRFNIETKISPAADDTAPYWQFTLQLVGAIEKAGMAHRSTIQSFDWRTIRLSRAIDPRIETVALIWQYGPDECKTVADECSLMAAYGDPSVKSPWTGGLDWWRYRDLGKLVRASGASAVSANWQVHDPKQTKVTSDDWYRRTDPKYYFGPTAPDLAPKYGLKVVPYTVNDEATIQRVIDLGVTGIISDDPDVLIAVARRNGLR from the coding sequence GTGCAGGCGCACCGCGGCGGCCGTTCCGTGCGGCCAGAGAACACACTGGCGTCGTTCCAGTACTCGCTCGGCCTGCCCGAGGTGTCCACCCTGGAGCTCGACGCGGGCGTGACACAGGACAACCAGCTCGTGGTCATCCACGACCGGACCGTCAACGGCTCGCACTGCGTGGACACCGCGCCGGTGAAGCCGGGTGACCCGGAATTCCCGTACGTCGGCAAGCAGATCCGCCAGTTGACGCTCGCGCAGATCAAGACGATCGACTGCGGCAGCAAGACACTGCCGGAGTTCCCCAAGCAGGTCGCCGTGCCCGGCCAGCGCATCCCGACCCTGGCCGAGGTGTTCGACCTGGTCAAGCGCAGCGGCCGGACCGACATCCGGTTCAACATCGAGACCAAGATCAGCCCGGCGGCCGACGACACCGCGCCGTACTGGCAGTTCACCCTGCAGCTGGTCGGTGCGATCGAGAAGGCCGGGATGGCGCACCGATCGACCATCCAGTCGTTCGACTGGCGCACCATCCGGTTGTCGCGTGCGATCGACCCGCGCATCGAGACCGTGGCGTTGATCTGGCAGTACGGGCCCGACGAGTGCAAGACCGTCGCCGACGAGTGCTCGCTGATGGCGGCGTATGGCGACCCGTCGGTGAAGAGCCCGTGGACCGGCGGGCTGGACTGGTGGCGCTACCGCGACCTCGGCAAGCTCGTGCGTGCCTCGGGGGCGTCCGCGGTGTCGGCGAACTGGCAGGTGCACGACCCCAAGCAGACCAAGGTCACCTCGGACGACTGGTACCGGCGCACCGACCCGAAGTACTACTTCGGACCCACCGCGCCGGACCTGGCGCCGAAGTACGGCCTGAAAGTGGTGCCGTACACGGTGAACGACGAAGCGACCATCCAACGGGTGATCGACCTCGGCGTCACGGGGATCATCTCGGACGACCCGGACGTGCTGATCGCGGTGGCGCGCCGCAACGGCCTGCGCTGA